One genomic segment of Halomarina pelagica includes these proteins:
- a CDS encoding TIGR03557 family F420-dependent LLM class oxidoreductase has translation MTEIGYTLSSEEHGPNDLVEHAGRAEEAGFDFLSISDHYHPWVSAQGHSPFVWGTLGGVAHATEEVDVGVGVSAPIMRMHPAIYAQAAATAAAMFEDREFFFGVGTGENLNEHVLGDHWPEHAVRMEMLEEAVEVIRKLWTGEQVSHRGPHYTVENARLFTLPEEPPKICVSAVGERAARTAAEFGDGFWAVGPQETVQTWEEEGGEGPRFCQLSACVAETEEAAVETVHERWPNTALPGELSQILPTTAHFEQATSMVTEEDIAEGSTITGPDVQPHIDSIQGAIDAGYDHVYVHQVGDDQEALFDLYEEEVLPSFS, from the coding sequence ATGACCGAGATCGGCTACACCCTTTCGAGCGAGGAGCACGGCCCGAACGACCTCGTGGAGCACGCGGGGCGGGCGGAGGAGGCGGGGTTCGACTTCCTCTCTATCTCCGATCACTACCACCCGTGGGTCAGCGCGCAGGGGCACTCGCCGTTCGTCTGGGGGACGCTCGGCGGCGTCGCCCACGCGACCGAGGAGGTCGACGTCGGCGTCGGCGTCTCGGCCCCGATCATGCGCATGCACCCGGCGATCTACGCGCAGGCGGCGGCAACGGCCGCCGCGATGTTCGAGGATCGGGAGTTCTTCTTCGGCGTCGGGACCGGCGAGAACCTGAACGAGCACGTCCTCGGCGACCACTGGCCCGAGCACGCGGTCAGGATGGAGATGCTCGAGGAGGCGGTCGAGGTCATCCGGAAGCTCTGGACCGGCGAGCAGGTCAGCCACCGCGGGCCGCACTACACCGTCGAAAACGCGCGGCTGTTCACGCTCCCCGAGGAGCCGCCGAAGATCTGCGTGTCGGCGGTGGGCGAGCGGGCCGCGCGGACGGCCGCCGAGTTCGGCGACGGCTTCTGGGCGGTCGGACCCCAGGAGACCGTCCAGACGTGGGAGGAGGAGGGCGGCGAGGGACCGCGGTTCTGTCAGCTCTCCGCGTGCGTGGCCGAGACCGAGGAGGCGGCCGTCGAGACGGTGCACGAGCGGTGGCCGAACACGGCGTTGCCGGGGGAGCTGAGCCAGATCCTCCCCACGACGGCCCACTTCGAGCAGGCGACGTCGATGGTCACCGAGGAGGACATCGCGGAGGGGAGCACCATCACCGGTCCCGACGTGCAGCCGCACATCGACAGCATCCAGGGGGCGATCGACGCCGGCTACGATCACGTCTACGTCCACCAGGTCGGCGACGACCAGGAGGCCCTCTTCGACCTGTACGAGGAGGAGGTCCTCCCGTCGTTCTCGTAG
- a CDS encoding alpha/beta fold hydrolase yields the protein MAAVDVEPTPYDVVYEENKLALRRYRPETRRHDVPIVIAYAFINTPAILDLEPERSVVRRFLERGFEVYLIDWGFPSRLDASLTLDDYVGRYLANCVDAARDRSGSDAVHLLGYSTGAPLVAAYAALHPEDVRTLSLLGPPLDFDAEGGMFDFGEIAGRHDPERLVDVFGNVPAPLLDAAFSLRKPVEYAVTNPLHLWEHVEDERYVEHYARRAKWAFDGPDLAGATYRGFVEELLERNALIEGELTVFGEPVRPDEIDAPVLLIVGRDDAFVPLDASLPFLDVVPSDDTDVVEFPTGHVGLSVAPEAHVSGWPRVCDWLEARS from the coding sequence GTGGCGGCAGTCGACGTGGAGCCGACGCCGTACGACGTCGTCTACGAGGAGAACAAACTCGCCCTCCGTCGCTACCGGCCCGAGACGCGGCGGCACGACGTCCCGATCGTGATCGCCTATGCGTTCATCAACACACCGGCGATCCTCGATCTGGAACCCGAGCGGAGCGTTGTCCGGCGGTTCCTCGAACGCGGCTTCGAGGTCTACCTGATCGACTGGGGCTTTCCGTCGCGACTGGACGCCTCGCTGACCCTCGACGACTACGTCGGCCGCTACCTCGCGAACTGCGTCGACGCCGCCCGCGATCGCTCGGGGAGCGACGCGGTCCACCTCCTCGGGTACTCGACGGGCGCGCCGCTGGTCGCCGCGTACGCCGCGCTGCACCCGGAGGACGTTCGGACGCTGTCGTTGCTGGGTCCGCCGCTCGACTTCGACGCCGAGGGGGGGATGTTCGACTTCGGTGAGATCGCGGGGCGGCACGATCCCGAACGCCTCGTCGACGTATTCGGAAACGTACCCGCGCCCCTGCTCGACGCCGCCTTCTCGCTACGCAAGCCGGTCGAGTACGCCGTTACGAACCCGCTCCACCTCTGGGAGCACGTCGAGGACGAGCGGTACGTCGAGCACTACGCGCGGCGGGCGAAGTGGGCGTTCGACGGTCCCGACCTGGCCGGCGCGACCTACCGGGGGTTCGTCGAAGAACTGCTCGAACGGAACGCGCTGATCGAGGGCGAACTGACGGTGTTCGGCGAACCCGTCCGACCGGACGAGATCGACGCGCCCGTCCTGCTGATCGTCGGGCGGGACGACGCGTTCGTCCCGCTGGACGCGAGCCTCCCGTTTCTCGACGTCGTCCCGAGCGACGACACCGACGTCGTCGAGTTCCCGACGGGGCACGTGGGGCTGTCGGTCGCTCCCGAGGCGCACGTCTCGGGGTGGCCGCGGGTCTGTGACTGGCTCGAGGCGCGCTCCTGA
- a CDS encoding DUF2267 domain-containing protein: MNFDEFTGQVQNRLELPGTGESVRAIRATLTTLGERLQAGEAEDLAGPLPMEIDRYLLEAESGQRFDYDEFVDRVWERENMTDPNDRADAAYHAQAILDVVSEAVPPGELEQVRDQLPEDFDDLFELVDADAR, translated from the coding sequence ATGAACTTCGACGAGTTCACCGGACAGGTTCAGAATCGGCTCGAGCTACCGGGGACCGGGGAGTCCGTCCGCGCGATCCGGGCGACGCTCACGACGCTCGGCGAGCGCCTCCAGGCGGGCGAGGCCGAGGACCTCGCCGGGCCGCTCCCGATGGAGATCGACCGATACCTCCTGGAGGCGGAGTCGGGTCAGCGGTTCGACTACGACGAGTTCGTCGACCGCGTCTGGGAGCGCGAGAACATGACCGACCCGAACGACAGGGCGGACGCCGCATACCACGCCCAGGCGATACTGGACGTGGTGAGCGAGGCCGTCCCGCCGGGGGAACTCGAGCAGGTCCGCGACCAGCTTCCGGAGGACTTCGACGACCTGTTCGAACTGGTCGACGCCGACGCGAGGTAG
- a CDS encoding helix-turn-helix domain-containing protein, whose product MATIVSASIPAEEFALYSTLSALPEVEFETEQIVETGEDIVMPLMWARGADHETMREAIEEDPSVDNLALLADFDSESLYQMDWVDQVQLVIHMVTNSRATVMDARSAGQCWEFRIMYPTRESLSKTNDFCQENDLSFEVRSIQDMGGEPATLYGLTDEQYRALTLACERGYYDVPKRVELNDLAEEIGLSHQALSERLRRGNRALIRHSLRIGDQPEAEGSR is encoded by the coding sequence ATGGCGACAATCGTCAGCGCGTCGATACCGGCGGAGGAGTTCGCCCTCTACAGCACGCTCTCGGCGCTTCCCGAGGTCGAGTTCGAGACCGAACAGATCGTCGAGACCGGCGAGGACATCGTGATGCCGCTCATGTGGGCCCGGGGGGCGGACCACGAGACGATGCGGGAAGCCATCGAGGAGGACCCGAGCGTCGACAACCTGGCGCTGCTGGCCGACTTCGACAGCGAGAGCCTCTATCAGATGGACTGGGTCGACCAGGTGCAACTCGTGATCCACATGGTCACGAACTCGCGGGCGACGGTCATGGACGCGCGGAGCGCCGGTCAGTGCTGGGAGTTCAGGATCATGTATCCGACCCGCGAGTCGCTCTCGAAGACGAACGATTTCTGTCAGGAGAACGATCTCTCGTTCGAGGTGCGGTCGATCCAGGACATGGGCGGGGAACCCGCGACGCTCTACGGTCTCACCGACGAGCAGTACCGGGCGCTCACCCTGGCCTGCGAGCGCGGTTACTACGACGTCCCGAAGCGGGTCGAGCTGAACGACCTCGCCGAGGAGATCGGTCTCTCCCACCAGGCGCTCTCAGAGCGGTTGCGCCGCGGCAATCGGGCGCTCATCCGACACTCGCTCCGCATCGGCGACCAGCCCGAAGCCGAGGGCAGTCGCTGA
- a CDS encoding helix-turn-helix domain-containing protein: protein MSTIAEVRLPSEEFALARTLRSVPDVEFETVRLVAHDADRVLPLLWAQTTDFDDLEEALSVDPSVDNVQLLADLAEERLYRMDWVANIRAVIHALVEQDGTVLSASGRADGWHLRILFPQREALSATYDYCTAEGLTFDVEAVSDLNEGRGSQFGLTERQHRALLTAYTHGYYDIPQNSTLEDLADALGISSQAVSQRLHRGYRNLVENALVIGHATDVEPGRSDANAAERDGEGAS from the coding sequence ATGAGTACGATCGCCGAAGTTCGGCTGCCGTCGGAGGAGTTCGCGCTCGCCCGGACGCTGCGGTCGGTCCCGGACGTGGAGTTCGAGACCGTCCGGCTGGTCGCCCACGACGCCGACCGGGTGCTCCCCCTCCTCTGGGCGCAGACGACCGACTTCGACGACCTGGAGGAGGCGCTGAGCGTCGATCCCTCCGTCGACAACGTCCAGTTGCTCGCCGACCTCGCGGAGGAGCGACTCTACCGGATGGACTGGGTGGCGAACATCAGGGCGGTCATCCACGCGCTGGTGGAGCAGGACGGGACCGTGTTGAGCGCGTCGGGACGAGCCGACGGCTGGCACCTGCGGATCCTGTTCCCCCAGCGCGAGGCCCTGTCCGCGACGTACGACTACTGCACGGCGGAGGGGCTCACCTTCGATGTCGAGGCGGTATCCGACCTGAACGAGGGGCGGGGGAGCCAGTTCGGACTCACCGAGCGCCAGCACCGGGCGCTCCTGACCGCCTACACCCACGGGTACTACGACATCCCGCAGAACAGCACGCTGGAGGACCTGGCGGACGCCCTGGGGATCAGTTCGCAGGCGGTCTCACAGCGACTGCACCGCGGGTACAGGAACCTCGTCGAGAACGCGCTCGTCATCGGGCACGCGACGGACGTCGAGCCCGGGAGGTCGGACGCCAACGCCGCCGAACGGGACGGCGAAGGGGCGTCGTAG
- a CDS encoding APC family permease codes for MGELKLKEAIAMALGGMIGGGIYSAFGIVVAIAGKAAWVAFLVAGSVAMCAGYSYVKLNELTEHRGGAPTYLEDIVDQSTIAGMTGWTLLFGYIGSMALYAYAFASFFSELIGRLHFMGIPVPNTVSVLLIAAFVGLNLVGVSETGKAEDVLTFFKVAVIGIFGVWGVWYAFSGEMLTFGFSEVTGVSPLMAAAMSFVAFQGWQLLMYDQSQFEDPVETIRKAIYVSIPAATVLYILVAFTTVSVLELSVIAVSPEVSLLYAALPFMGRIGAFIIGLSALFSTASAVNATLFSGAQFSRDLINRGLLPDRFNTGTDGGIPSTLVVVLGALSAAFAVYGSLSSITSFSSLAFIAVFGGMSYLAFRERSEIDDLVVPIPVIGVLGSALFFPLLLYDLYIRNPGTLYLVILISVFVVGMELVYFKGEPIKDAIPDLRGDDS; via the coding sequence ATGGGTGAGTTGAAGCTGAAGGAGGCGATCGCGATGGCCCTCGGCGGGATGATCGGGGGCGGCATCTACTCCGCCTTCGGTATCGTGGTCGCCATCGCCGGGAAGGCCGCCTGGGTGGCGTTTCTCGTCGCCGGATCGGTCGCGATGTGCGCCGGCTACAGCTACGTCAAGTTGAACGAGCTGACCGAGCACCGGGGCGGCGCGCCGACGTACCTGGAGGACATCGTGGACCAGTCGACGATCGCGGGCATGACCGGCTGGACGCTGCTGTTCGGCTACATCGGGTCGATGGCGCTGTACGCCTACGCGTTCGCCTCGTTCTTCTCGGAGCTGATCGGCCGCCTGCACTTCATGGGGATCCCCGTCCCGAACACCGTCTCGGTGCTCCTCATCGCGGCGTTCGTCGGCCTCAACCTCGTCGGCGTCTCCGAGACCGGCAAGGCCGAGGACGTCCTCACGTTCTTCAAGGTCGCGGTCATCGGGATCTTCGGCGTGTGGGGGGTCTGGTACGCGTTCTCGGGCGAGATGTTGACGTTCGGGTTCTCCGAGGTCACCGGCGTGAGCCCCCTGATGGCGGCCGCCATGTCGTTCGTCGCCTTTCAGGGGTGGCAGCTGCTGATGTACGACCAGTCCCAGTTCGAGGACCCGGTCGAGACCATCCGGAAGGCCATCTACGTCTCGATCCCGGCGGCCACGGTGCTGTACATCCTGGTCGCGTTCACGACCGTCAGCGTCCTCGAACTGTCGGTCATCGCCGTCTCGCCGGAGGTGTCGCTGCTGTACGCGGCGCTCCCGTTTATGGGTCGGATCGGCGCGTTCATCATCGGGCTGTCGGCGCTGTTCTCGACCGCGAGCGCCGTGAACGCGACGCTGTTCAGCGGCGCGCAGTTCTCCCGCGACCTCATCAACCGCGGCCTCCTCCCCGACCGGTTCAACACGGGCACCGACGGGGGGATCCCGTCGACGCTCGTGGTCGTCCTCGGGGCGCTCTCCGCCGCCTTCGCGGTCTACGGGAGCCTGTCGAGCATCACGTCGTTCTCGTCGCTGGCGTTCATCGCCGTCTTCGGCGGGATGAGCTACCTCGCGTTCAGGGAGCGCTCGGAGATCGACGACCTCGTCGTGCCGATCCCCGTGATCGGCGTGCTGGGGTCCGCGCTGTTCTTCCCGCTCCTGCTGTACGATCTCTACATCCGCAATCCGGGGACGCTTTACCTGGTGATCCTCATCAGCGTCTTCGTCGTCGGTATGGAACTGGTGTACTTCAAGGGCGAGCCGATCAAGGACGCGATCCCCGACCTGCGGGGTGACGATTCGTGA
- a CDS encoding ABC transporter substrate-binding protein, which yields MTNERLPPTEISRRDALRTLGGVAGTATLAGCTSVLGGTDSGTTMRYAQVLAPLELDPIVVDDPWSAGAASMVFEGLYTYDYDLNLVPVLAASKPAVGDDGKTYTVELVEGATFQDGSRVTAEDVRYSFEPATYEAVRSPNVWQVSMIEGIATPDERTVEFTLKYPYPAFERVLTRGVVPKSVRRGSPETFGTEDPVGSGPYRPEIFKPGKYVVFSAWEDYWGPVQPAIETVKVVPNHAGLARSMSLRTNQNDIVERVHPKLWRVTEGMPNTRVVSTDSYHSHFVAFNCSDEPTSRPKVREAVDYLFSMDEFAKHVVGRAGRRQYSPLPRQLARAWDMPLEEWRAIPHRKNHEKARVLLEEAGVGSWSPNVAVPATKSSGDKMREKLAETIVHGLRELGFRKARVKTYPWRTFREKVLSGNADDYAMYVGSWPGYPDPDTFLYPLFHRDMEGLTNGTYYSNERVMRRIDAARKTDDRRERARSYEDAITTLLEDRVHLPAYTLANSFGVKDRVKGFEPHPLSQFNPRFVGPNGSVSLRE from the coding sequence GTGACGAACGAACGACTACCTCCCACGGAGATCAGTCGACGCGACGCCCTGCGAACGCTCGGCGGCGTCGCCGGAACCGCGACCCTCGCGGGCTGTACGAGCGTCCTCGGGGGCACCGACTCGGGGACGACCATGCGGTACGCGCAGGTCCTCGCGCCGCTCGAACTGGACCCGATCGTCGTCGACGACCCCTGGTCGGCCGGGGCGGCGTCGATGGTGTTCGAGGGGCTGTACACGTACGACTACGACCTAAACCTCGTGCCCGTCCTCGCGGCGTCGAAGCCCGCGGTCGGCGACGACGGGAAGACGTACACGGTCGAACTGGTCGAGGGGGCGACGTTCCAGGACGGCAGCCGCGTGACCGCCGAGGACGTCAGGTACTCCTTCGAACCGGCGACCTACGAGGCGGTCCGCTCGCCGAACGTCTGGCAGGTGTCGATGATCGAGGGGATCGCGACGCCCGACGAGCGGACCGTCGAGTTCACCCTGAAGTACCCGTACCCGGCGTTCGAGCGCGTGCTGACGCGGGGCGTCGTTCCGAAGTCGGTGCGCCGGGGGAGCCCCGAGACCTTCGGCACGGAGGACCCCGTCGGGTCCGGACCGTACCGGCCGGAGATCTTCAAGCCGGGGAAGTACGTCGTGTTCTCGGCGTGGGAGGACTACTGGGGGCCGGTGCAACCCGCGATCGAGACGGTGAAGGTGGTCCCGAACCACGCCGGTCTCGCGCGGTCGATGAGCCTGCGGACGAACCAGAACGATATCGTCGAGCGCGTCCACCCGAAGCTCTGGCGGGTGACGGAGGGGATGCCGAACACGCGGGTCGTCTCGACGGACAGCTACCACTCCCACTTCGTCGCGTTCAACTGCAGCGACGAACCGACGTCGCGGCCGAAGGTCCGGGAGGCCGTGGACTACCTGTTCTCGATGGACGAGTTCGCGAAGCACGTCGTCGGGCGGGCCGGTCGTCGGCAGTACAGCCCGCTCCCCCGGCAACTCGCCCGGGCGTGGGACATGCCGCTCGAGGAGTGGCGGGCGATCCCCCACCGGAAGAACCACGAGAAGGCGCGCGTCCTGCTCGAGGAGGCGGGCGTCGGCTCCTGGAGTCCCAACGTCGCCGTGCCGGCGACGAAGAGTTCGGGCGACAAGATGCGCGAGAAACTCGCCGAGACGATCGTCCACGGGCTCCGCGAACTCGGGTTCCGGAAGGCGCGCGTGAAGACCTACCCCTGGAGGACATTCCGCGAGAAGGTGCTGTCCGGCAACGCCGACGACTACGCGATGTACGTCGGCTCGTGGCCGGGCTATCCCGACCCGGATACGTTCCTCTACCCGCTCTTTCACCGCGACATGGAGGGGCTCACGAACGGGACGTACTACAGCAACGAGCGGGTGATGCGGCGGATCGACGCCGCGCGAAAGACCGACGACCGACGCGAGCGCGCGCGGTCGTACGAGGACGCGATCACGACCCTGCTCGAGGACCGCGTCCACCTCCCGGCGTACACCCTGGCGAACAGTTTCGGCGTCAAGGACCGCGTGAAGGGGTTCGAGCCGCATCCACTCTCCCAGTTCAACCCCCGGTTCGTCGGCCCGAACGGGTCGGTCTCGCTGCGCGAGTGA
- a CDS encoding ParA family protein → MLTYTTYSEAGGVGKTTISANCAVAHARAGYDVLVVDMDPQDGSLSYLLDVDDERATGGADNLVRHMIGRPQGPFADLVRETEHGVDVVPSHNMLERLTELLMKTADLEEDTHPDPDYVYPMHEQLLRVIREADVPSRYDVLVVDPPATAGPHLYNALFATRNLVIPLELSGKGEQSVAGLQDLVDGLEAELGINIGVLAAIPNGVKGTSDQESYLAELEELGFDVPVVVRDRTSLMEGCWRRQCSAFTYVERHRKRKRDYELETLSQFETLAEHLVAQVGLNAPEQPRAEVDA, encoded by the coding sequence ATGCTCACGTACACGACCTACTCCGAGGCGGGCGGCGTCGGGAAGACGACCATCTCGGCGAACTGCGCGGTCGCCCACGCGCGGGCGGGGTACGACGTGCTCGTCGTGGACATGGACCCGCAGGACGGGAGCCTCAGCTACCTCCTCGACGTCGACGACGAGCGGGCGACCGGCGGTGCCGACAACCTCGTCCGACACATGATCGGGCGGCCGCAGGGTCCGTTCGCGGACCTCGTCCGCGAAACCGAACACGGCGTGGACGTGGTGCCCTCGCACAACATGCTCGAGCGGCTCACGGAACTGCTCATGAAGACGGCCGACCTCGAGGAGGACACCCACCCCGACCCCGACTACGTCTACCCGATGCACGAGCAGCTCCTCCGCGTGATCCGGGAGGCGGACGTGCCGTCGCGGTACGACGTGCTCGTCGTCGACCCGCCCGCGACGGCCGGCCCGCACCTCTACAACGCGCTCTTCGCGACGCGAAACCTGGTCATCCCGCTCGAACTCTCCGGGAAGGGCGAACAGTCGGTCGCCGGGTTGCAGGACCTCGTCGACGGTCTCGAGGCGGAACTCGGGATCAACATCGGCGTGCTCGCGGCGATCCCGAACGGGGTGAAGGGGACCTCCGATCAGGAGTCCTACCTCGCGGAACTCGAGGAGCTCGGCTTCGACGTGCCGGTCGTCGTCCGCGACCGCACGTCGCTCATGGAGGGCTGCTGGCGACGGCAGTGCTCGGCGTTCACCTACGTCGAGCGACACCGTAAGCGCAAGCGCGACTACGAACTCGAGACGCTCTCGCAGTTCGAGACGCTCGCCGAGCACCTGGTCGCGCAGGTCGGGCTGAACGCCCCCGAGCAGCCGCGCGCCGAGGTCGACGCATGA
- a CDS encoding glycosyltransferase family 4 protein — MHVLITAHDLYPDPGSGGTGRYVYETARRLVDRGHRVSVLTRRRGDVPRRDRIEGIDVYRYDVTIAGETAPSIAARLPDALASVADAVDALGASRGPGSAEVDLLSFQGPVTSLLAHLVTDGGVPRTCTFHSPWPTEYRIRADHESALAPCRRRLNARIRRAVEARVLAACDGVVTLSDFMADELRRVYGADASPTVVPGGVDTDRYSPDAGSFEAMDGDGDGVSFLTVRRLSPRMGHDLLLEAFARVRDRHPDASLYVAGDGPLREELERSAARLGVGDATTFLGYVPDADLPAVYASADVFVLPTRRLEGFGLATLEALASGTPAVGTAVGGTVEILADYSNESAVPADLLVPAPTVDGLATAMVEWAALPPDVRADAGRACRRRTEERFTWERTVAALEAEYESLVG, encoded by the coding sequence ATGCACGTCCTCATCACGGCTCACGACCTGTATCCGGACCCCGGCTCCGGCGGGACGGGACGGTACGTCTACGAGACGGCCCGGCGACTCGTCGACCGCGGACACCGCGTCTCGGTCCTCACGCGCCGCCGGGGCGACGTCCCCCGCCGGGATCGCATCGAGGGGATCGACGTGTACCGGTACGACGTGACGATCGCGGGCGAGACGGCCCCCTCGATCGCCGCTCGGCTTCCCGACGCGCTCGCGTCCGTCGCGGACGCCGTCGACGCCCTCGGCGCGTCGAGGGGGCCGGGGAGCGCCGAGGTCGACCTCCTGAGCTTCCAGGGGCCGGTGACGTCGCTCCTCGCCCACCTCGTCACCGACGGGGGCGTCCCCCGGACGTGTACGTTCCACAGCCCCTGGCCGACCGAGTACCGCATCCGGGCGGATCACGAGTCGGCGCTCGCGCCGTGTCGACGGCGACTCAACGCCCGCATCCGGCGGGCGGTCGAGGCGCGCGTGCTCGCCGCCTGCGACGGCGTCGTCACGCTCAGCGACTTCATGGCCGACGAACTCCGGCGGGTGTACGGCGCGGACGCGTCGCCGACCGTCGTCCCGGGGGGCGTCGACACCGACCGCTACTCGCCGGACGCCGGGTCGTTCGAGGCGATGGACGGCGACGGCGACGGCGTCTCCTTTCTCACCGTCCGGCGGCTCTCGCCGCGGATGGGCCACGACCTGCTGCTCGAGGCCTTCGCGCGGGTCCGCGACCGGCACCCGGACGCCTCGCTGTACGTCGCTGGCGACGGTCCCCTCCGCGAGGAACTCGAGCGGTCGGCGGCGCGCCTCGGCGTCGGGGACGCCACGACGTTCCTCGGCTACGTCCCCGACGCGGACCTCCCCGCGGTCTACGCGAGCGCCGACGTGTTCGTCCTCCCGACGCGCCGGCTCGAGGGGTTCGGCCTCGCCACTCTGGAGGCGCTCGCGAGCGGGACCCCCGCGGTCGGGACCGCGGTCGGCGGGACCGTCGAGATCCTGGCCGACTACTCGAACGAGTCGGCCGTCCCCGCCGACCTCCTCGTCCCCGCGCCGACCGTCGACGGCCTCGCGACGGCGATGGTCGAGTGGGCCGCGCTCCCGCCCGACGTGCGCGCCGACGCCGGGCGCGCCTGCCGCCGGCGCACCGAAGAGCGGTTCACGTGGGAGCGAACCGTGGCCGCGCTCGAAGCGGAGTACGAGTCGCTCGTCGGGTAG
- a CDS encoding DUF6684 family protein gives MSRLVPIDADLDKEQLLDVSVNLIPIAILLFFVVLFAVYTPWPPNLFMYLMSHFLTIFPLLLLALLTYVSAKAIARDEEGMEESSAGAATPEERPEAETEFGTGSEEGPGEEQTGEEQTGEEQTSESR, from the coding sequence ATGAGCCGACTCGTCCCCATCGACGCGGACCTCGACAAGGAGCAACTGCTCGACGTCTCGGTCAACCTGATCCCCATCGCCATCCTGCTGTTCTTCGTCGTCCTGTTCGCCGTGTACACGCCGTGGCCGCCTAACCTCTTCATGTACCTCATGAGCCACTTCCTCACTATCTTCCCGCTCCTGCTTCTGGCGCTGCTGACCTACGTCTCGGCGAAGGCGATCGCCCGCGACGAGGAGGGGATGGAGGAGTCCTCCGCGGGGGCGGCCACGCCGGAGGAGCGACCGGAGGCGGAGACGGAGTTCGGAACCGGGTCGGAGGAGGGACCGGGCGAGGAGCAGACGGGCGAGGAGCAGACGGGCGAGGAGCAGACGAGCGAGAGTCGGTGA
- a CDS encoding glycosyltransferase family 4 protein, with protein MRHIGVVHMDLMAKGGGEAVAMSVLEALQDDYDVTLLTLTDPDFDELNDYFNTAVDDVTVRQAGWLAPMINEWFGLKYYVLQNALLGRYARRHADEFDLLVSTINELGLEADSIQYVHFPFDWTVSLDDREHIFHPTVEDDSPYERLCTWIAGVTRQDIHSNTLFANSPWTADVVEDAYGTRPDVLYPPIDTSDFDPRPWEARERGFVTIGRIERSKRVVEMIEIVDGLRDRGHDVDLHVIGPTVDEEYREEVAALADDREYVELEGEIPREELVERVCTHRFGIHGKRYEHFGMAVAELAAGGTLPFVPSDGGQHVVVRDDERLLYDSVDDAIETIDRVLSDPDLQRDLRVGPEEIERRFGRERFKEAVRRAVDDAVVSGDERASTPAPRPVRDPSTGD; from the coding sequence ATGAGACACATCGGCGTGGTCCACATGGACCTGATGGCGAAGGGCGGCGGCGAGGCGGTCGCGATGAGCGTCCTCGAGGCGCTACAGGACGACTACGACGTGACGCTGCTGACGCTGACCGATCCCGACTTCGACGAACTGAACGACTACTTCAACACGGCCGTCGACGACGTGACGGTCCGTCAGGCGGGGTGGCTCGCTCCGATGATCAACGAGTGGTTCGGGCTGAAGTACTACGTCCTCCAGAACGCGCTCCTGGGACGGTACGCCCGCCGCCACGCGGACGAGTTCGACCTGCTCGTCAGCACCATCAACGAACTCGGACTGGAGGCGGACTCGATCCAGTACGTTCACTTCCCCTTCGACTGGACGGTGAGCCTCGACGACCGCGAGCACATCTTCCACCCGACAGTCGAGGACGACTCGCCCTACGAGCGCCTCTGTACGTGGATCGCCGGCGTCACCCGGCAGGACATCCACTCGAACACGCTGTTCGCCAACTCGCCGTGGACGGCCGACGTCGTGGAGGACGCCTACGGGACGCGCCCGGACGTGCTCTACCCGCCGATCGACACGTCCGACTTCGACCCGCGCCCGTGGGAGGCGCGCGAACGCGGCTTCGTGACGATCGGCCGCATCGAGCGGAGCAAGCGGGTCGTCGAGATGATCGAGATCGTCGACGGCCTGCGCGATCGCGGCCACGACGTCGACCTGCACGTCATCGGCCCGACGGTCGACGAGGAGTACCGCGAGGAGGTGGCGGCGCTGGCCGACGACCGCGAGTACGTGGAACTCGAGGGCGAGATCCCCCGCGAGGAGCTGGTCGAGCGCGTCTGCACGCACCGGTTCGGCATCCACGGCAAGCGCTACGAGCACTTCGGGATGGCCGTCGCCGAACTCGCCGCAGGGGGGACGCTCCCCTTCGTCCCCTCCGACGGCGGACAGCACGTCGTCGTCCGCGACGACGAGCGGCTGCTGTACGACTCCGTCGACGATGCGATCGAGACGATCGACCGCGTCCTCTCGGATCCGGACCTGCAGCGCGACCTCCGGGTCGGTCCCGAGGAGATCGAGCGGCGGTTCGGCCGCGAGCGGTTCAAGGAAGCCGTCCGAAGGGCGGTCGACGACGCGGTCGTCTCCGGCGACGAACGCGCGTCCACCCCCGCCCCTCGCCCGGTTCGGGATCCCTCGACGGGCGACTGA